One Thunnus maccoyii chromosome 14, fThuMac1.1, whole genome shotgun sequence genomic window carries:
- the kif16bb gene encoding kinesin-like protein KIF16B isoform X3, translating into MASVRVAVRVRPLNKREKQLSSKVITHIKGNSLSIHKPSPVQEDELKDRGKIFSYDFSYDSTDRGSPTFASQEKIFHDLGSDVLKAAFEGFNACVLAYGQTGSGKSYTMMGHKEDKGLIPRICEGLFCEISQRSTTDAVSFRTEVSFLEIYNERVQDLLKNRTTPTDNGGLRVREHPRDGPYVENLSKHLVHTHSDIEEQIILGNANRTTASTGMNDVSSRSHAIFTINFTQAWFDAELPCETLSKIHLVDLAGSERADATRTTGTRLKEGANINKSLVTLGSVISALADLSVRGQKTKKKRQIFIPYRNSVLTWLLKDSLGGNSKTAMIATISPADVNYGETLSTLRYASRAKNIVNSPTVNEDSSVKVIRELQEEVTRLRMLLEEANQVSRGELSSSVNVEEELHQNEAKVRTLTKEWTNKWGETQSILQEETVALRKEGSGVVLDCQLPHLIGIDEDLLSTGIILYYLKDGRTLIGSNKTSCSQDIVLRGPGLCSEHCVFENRAGSVTLIPQDGALCSVNGSVVTEPCQLTQGAIIHLGRGTIFRFNHPTEAAQLREERQSKLLSASSLSLTDMSESTESLTKVMLQNPGRMEEKLNQQEVEWQQVQDSLNRRNRDIKRLSKENSGAPHKHRADEKTKGDEIEVTGNGWMCWLLGHMNPNCQAALLHLSQQTSSPLQPYLENILFLTLVLSWMETHYRVG; encoded by the exons ATGGCTTCAGTCCGTGTAGCTGTCCGAGTCCGTCCATTGAACAAAAG AGAAAAGCAGTTATCATCGAAGGTCATAACCCACATAAAAGGGAACAGCTTATCTATTCATAAG CCTTCACCTGTTCAAGAGGATGAGCTGAAGGACAGAGGGAAGATCTTTTCTTATGACTTCTCATATGATTCAACTGACAGAGGAAGCCCCACATTTGCATCCCAGGAGAAG ATTTTCCATGACTTGGGGTCTGATGTCCTGAAAGCTGCATTTGAGGGTTTCAATGCCTGTGTGTTAGCCTATGGCCAAACAGGCTCAGGAAAATCTTACACCATGATGGGTCATAAA GAAGATAAAGGTTTAATCCCACGGATCTGTGAAGGCTTgttctgtgaaatatctcagaGAAGCACGACTGATGCCGTGTCATTCCGTACAGAGGTCAG CTTTTTGGAGATCTACAATGAACGTGTGCAGGATCTCCTTAAGAACAGAACAACACCCACAGATAATGGAGGCTTGAGAGTGAGAGAGCACCCCAGGGATGGGCCCTATGTCGAGA atCTGTCCAAGCACTTGGTGCACACCCACAGTGACATAGAGGAGCAGATCATTCTTGGAAATGCCAACCGCACCACAGCCAGTACGGGGATGAATGACGTCAGCAGCCGCTCTCATGCAATCTTCACCATCAACTTCACTCAG GCGTGGTTTGATGCAGAGTTGCCATGTGAAACGCTGAGTAAGATCCACCTGGTAGACCTGGCAGGCAGCGAGAGAGCTGATGCCACACGCACCACAGGCACCAGGCTGAAGGAAGGTGCCAACATCAACAAATCCCTGGTCACCCTTGGCAGTGTGATCTCAGCTTTGG CTGACCTCAGCGTGagaggacagaaaacaaaaaagaagaggcAGATCTTCATTCCTTACCGAAACTCTGTGCTGACTTGGCTACTTAAAGATAGCCTGGGTGGGAACTCAAAGACCGCTATGATAGCAA CCATTTCTCCTGCTGATGTGAACTATGGGGAGACCCTGAGCACATTGCGCTATGCCAGCCGCGCTAAAAACATAGTGAACTCTCCCACAGTGAATGAAGACAGCAGCGTGAAGGTGATCAGAGAGCTGCAAGAAGAGGTTACCAGGCTCAGGATGCTGCTAGAGGAAGCCAATCAG GTTTCCCGCGGGGAGCTGTCTTCCTCTGTGAACGTAGAGGAGGAGCTGCATCAGAATGAGGCAAAG GTGCGAACACTGACCAAGGAGTGGACCAACAAATGGGGGGAAACTCAGAGTATTCTGCAG GAGGAGACGGTGGCTCTGAGGAAGGAGGGGAGTGGAGTGGTCCTTGACTGCCAGTTACCTCATCTGATAGGCATCGATGAAGACCTGCTGAGCACTGGCATCATCCTCTATTATTTGAAA GATGGCAGAACCTTGATCGGGAGCAACAAAACATCATGCAGTCAGGATATTG TCCTTCGTGGGCCTGGACTCTGCAGTGAACACTGTGTGTTTGAGAACCGTGCTGGGAGCGTGACTCTGATCCCTCAGGATGGTGCACTGTGTTCAGTGAATGGCTCTGTGGTAACTGAACCCTGCCAGCTGACTCAGG GTGCCATCATACATCTAGGGAGAGGAACCATATTTCGCTTTAACCACCCCACAGAAGCTGCCCAGCTCAGAGAAGAACGCCAG AGCAAGCTGCTGTCTGCCTCCAGCCTGTCCTTGACTGACATGTCCGAATCTACCGAGAGTCTGACCAAGGTGATGCTGCAAAATCCAGG GCGGATGGAAGAGAAGCTCAACCAGCAGGAGGTGGAATGGCAGCAGGTCCAAGACAGCCTGAACAGACGCAACCGGGACATCAAAAGACTTTCAAAGGAAAACAGTGGGGCTCCCCATAAACACAGAGCAGATGAGAAGACAAAAGGAGATGAGATAGAAGTGACTGGCAATGG ATGGATGTGCTGGCTGCTGGGACACATGAATCCAAACTGCCAAGCAGCTCTCCTACATCTGTCACAACAGACAAGCTCACCACTACA GCCATACCTGGAAAATATCCTGTTCCTCACACTAGTTTTGAGTTGGATGGAGACACACTACAGGGTGGGGTGA
- the kif16bb gene encoding uncharacterized protein kif16bb isoform X2, whose product MASVRVAVRVRPLNKREKQLSSKVITHIKGNSLSIHKPSPVQEDELKDRGKIFSYDFSYDSTDRGSPTFASQEKIFHDLGSDVLKAAFEGFNACVLAYGQTGSGKSYTMMGHKEDKGLIPRICEGLFCEISQRSTTDAVSFRTEVSFLEIYNERVQDLLKNRTTPTDNGGLRVREHPRDGPYVENLSKHLVHTHSDIEEQIILGNANRTTASTGMNDVSSRSHAIFTINFTQAWFDAELPCETLSKIHLVDLAGSERADATRTTGTRLKEGANINKSLVTLGSVISALAISPADVNYGETLSTLRYASRAKNIVNSPTVNEDSSVKVIRELQEEVTRLRMLLEEANQVSRGELSSSVNVEEELHQNEAKVRTLTKEWTNKWGETQSILQEETVALRKEGSGVVLDCQLPHLIGIDEDLLSTGIILYYLKDGRTLIGSNKTSCSQDIVLRGPGLCSEHCVFENRAGSVTLIPQDGALCSVNGSVVTEPCQLTQGAIIHLGRGTIFRFNHPTEAAQLREERQSKLLSASSLSLTDMSESTESLTKVMLQNPGRMEEKLNQQEVEWQQVQDSLNRRNRDIKRLSKENSGAPHKHRADEKTKGDEIEVTGNGQMDVLAAGTHESKLPSSSPTSVTTDKLTTTAIPGKYPVPHTSFELDGDTLQGGVTTRDGQEQERDLCHKSGPELMSEQLQRKAGSGAGVACYKGEELWSGDASLQQTSVLGPGDGCGMKPEGNANEIQGVVTDWYKGGPGSAGSSLGSMSHLQRIGGTRSTSVLPQISTHSQLDKKPPSSQAARCPPDETAFEGQFGCEEMDESAGLEEIPDMCVTETARVAVQSSGLGSLLNRVSRIVQDAGRHLWSSPQSQQVREEGKLPVGACWSSHVVSLVRESKVLSVVKNSPVFSLVKGSYVFSLFKDSHIFSMVKDLPLIQHIQTEINQHLQAEEAARIIQGCISPHATQLPVLSPTHYFIKAEELPDDLQLIPEGILTMNMSIGDLQLPKEQSMADIDIKQGDKTVTVLSPVKHTSAPADKDQALENSVTVQNKDDIQIFCLTLIEFPDDLVNLQNLPMQDLMVSLQSVISTSVLTSQKIVALSWLNVAKCSQPEPCPALLILMETGLYTLTTDSGLLVLFHHLPLLQLKEVQIGLAGHSLRLTGTTEESILGLYTNSQEHTKELCWAILGVICPDDKRVSQHPLLCGDLTRISLDWQAYLPDLLLDAGLRVCCQFQKSLTDLVYLLHCNMDQQTVALGEVQLLLYTSVGVCVSSSNRTAALAQLLLTDTHLGLVQEDIVFHPTPCSVIIEPCRPQFHDLTLRQRSDVRCVLVHDEDKRGAVRLDVILANVRARGHPESAAIPPAHASNSSLHAEVWKLTFSCSAEATCLINHLSNV is encoded by the exons ATGGCTTCAGTCCGTGTAGCTGTCCGAGTCCGTCCATTGAACAAAAG AGAAAAGCAGTTATCATCGAAGGTCATAACCCACATAAAAGGGAACAGCTTATCTATTCATAAG CCTTCACCTGTTCAAGAGGATGAGCTGAAGGACAGAGGGAAGATCTTTTCTTATGACTTCTCATATGATTCAACTGACAGAGGAAGCCCCACATTTGCATCCCAGGAGAAG ATTTTCCATGACTTGGGGTCTGATGTCCTGAAAGCTGCATTTGAGGGTTTCAATGCCTGTGTGTTAGCCTATGGCCAAACAGGCTCAGGAAAATCTTACACCATGATGGGTCATAAA GAAGATAAAGGTTTAATCCCACGGATCTGTGAAGGCTTgttctgtgaaatatctcagaGAAGCACGACTGATGCCGTGTCATTCCGTACAGAGGTCAG CTTTTTGGAGATCTACAATGAACGTGTGCAGGATCTCCTTAAGAACAGAACAACACCCACAGATAATGGAGGCTTGAGAGTGAGAGAGCACCCCAGGGATGGGCCCTATGTCGAGA atCTGTCCAAGCACTTGGTGCACACCCACAGTGACATAGAGGAGCAGATCATTCTTGGAAATGCCAACCGCACCACAGCCAGTACGGGGATGAATGACGTCAGCAGCCGCTCTCATGCAATCTTCACCATCAACTTCACTCAG GCGTGGTTTGATGCAGAGTTGCCATGTGAAACGCTGAGTAAGATCCACCTGGTAGACCTGGCAGGCAGCGAGAGAGCTGATGCCACACGCACCACAGGCACCAGGCTGAAGGAAGGTGCCAACATCAACAAATCCCTGGTCACCCTTGGCAGTGTGATCTCAGCTTTGG CCATTTCTCCTGCTGATGTGAACTATGGGGAGACCCTGAGCACATTGCGCTATGCCAGCCGCGCTAAAAACATAGTGAACTCTCCCACAGTGAATGAAGACAGCAGCGTGAAGGTGATCAGAGAGCTGCAAGAAGAGGTTACCAGGCTCAGGATGCTGCTAGAGGAAGCCAATCAG GTTTCCCGCGGGGAGCTGTCTTCCTCTGTGAACGTAGAGGAGGAGCTGCATCAGAATGAGGCAAAG GTGCGAACACTGACCAAGGAGTGGACCAACAAATGGGGGGAAACTCAGAGTATTCTGCAG GAGGAGACGGTGGCTCTGAGGAAGGAGGGGAGTGGAGTGGTCCTTGACTGCCAGTTACCTCATCTGATAGGCATCGATGAAGACCTGCTGAGCACTGGCATCATCCTCTATTATTTGAAA GATGGCAGAACCTTGATCGGGAGCAACAAAACATCATGCAGTCAGGATATTG TCCTTCGTGGGCCTGGACTCTGCAGTGAACACTGTGTGTTTGAGAACCGTGCTGGGAGCGTGACTCTGATCCCTCAGGATGGTGCACTGTGTTCAGTGAATGGCTCTGTGGTAACTGAACCCTGCCAGCTGACTCAGG GTGCCATCATACATCTAGGGAGAGGAACCATATTTCGCTTTAACCACCCCACAGAAGCTGCCCAGCTCAGAGAAGAACGCCAG AGCAAGCTGCTGTCTGCCTCCAGCCTGTCCTTGACTGACATGTCCGAATCTACCGAGAGTCTGACCAAGGTGATGCTGCAAAATCCAGG GCGGATGGAAGAGAAGCTCAACCAGCAGGAGGTGGAATGGCAGCAGGTCCAAGACAGCCTGAACAGACGCAACCGGGACATCAAAAGACTTTCAAAGGAAAACAGTGGGGCTCCCCATAAACACAGAGCAGATGAGAAGACAAAAGGAGATGAGATAGAAGTGACTGGCAATGG CCAGATGGATGTGCTGGCTGCTGGGACACATGAATCCAAACTGCCAAGCAGCTCTCCTACATCTGTCACAACAGACAAGCTCACCACTACA GCCATACCTGGAAAATATCCTGTTCCTCACACTAGTTTTGAGTTGGATGGAGACACACTACAGGGTGGGGTGACCACCAGAGATGGCCAGGAGCAGGAGAGGGACTTGTGTCATAAATCAGGGCCAGAGCTCATGTctgagcagctgcagaggaaaGCTGGGAGTGGGGCTGGAGTCGCATGTTATAAGGGAGAGGAGCTGTGGTCAGGGGATGCCAGCCTCCAGCAGACAAGTGTCCTGGGCCCGGGTGATGGATGTGGCATGAAGCCAGAGGGGAATGCTAACGAGATCCAAGGTGTTGTGACTGACTGGTACAAGGGGGGACCTGGCTCTGCTGGGAGCTCATTAGGCAGCATGTCCCACCTGCAGAGAATAGGAGGAACTCGCTCCACATCTGTCCTCCCACAGATCAGCACTCATTCTCAGCTCGACAAAAAGCCTCCCAGCAGTCAGGCAGCCCGCTGTCCACCTGACGAAACTGCTTTCGAGGGCCAGTTTGGCTGTGAAGAGATGGATGAATCTGCAGGTTTGGAGGAGATCCCGGacatgtgtgtgacagagactGCAAGAGTTGCAGTTCAAAGCTCAGGGCTGGGTTCTTTGCTCAACAGAGTTTCTCGGATTGTCCAGGATGCAGGGCGTCACCTTTGGAGTTCTCCACAATCACAGCAAgtcagagaggagggaaaattGCCTGTTGGGGCCTGCTGGTCCAGTCATGTTGTCTCCCTAGTCAGGGAAAGCAAGGTCCTGTCTGTAGTGAAGAACAGCCCTGTCTTCTCCCTGGTTAAAGGGAGCTATGTCTTTTCACTGTTCAAGGATAGTCACATTTTTTCCATGGTGAAAGACCTACCACTCATACAGCACATCCAGACAGAGATAAATCAACACCTTCAGGCTGAGGAGGCAGCTAGAATTATTCAGGGCTGCATTAGTCCTCACGCCACACAACTCCCGGTCCTGTCCCCAACTCATTATTTTATCAAAGCAGAAGAATTGCCAGATGACCTGCAGCTAATCCCAGAAGGTATCTTGACAATGAATATGAGTATTGGGGATCTGCAGTTACCAAAAGAGCAGAGCATGGCTGATATTGACATAAAACAAGGAGACAAAACAGTTACAGTGCTGTCACCAGTGAAACACACTAGTGCACCTGCAGACAAGGATCAGGCATTGGAGAATTCAGTGACTGTGCAGAACAAAGATGACATCCAAATCTTCTGTCTAACATTGATAGAATTTCCTGATGACCTTGTGAACCTGCAAAATCTTCCGATGCAAGACCTGATGGtctctctgcagtctgttatttCTACCTCAGTGCTCACTTCCCAGAAGATTGTAGCTCTCTCTTGGCTGAATGTCGCTAAATGTAGCCAACCTGAACCCTGTCCTGCGCTCTTGATCCTGATGGAGACAGGCCTTTATACGCTGACTACTGACTCTGGGCTCCTGGTGCTGTTCCATCATCTCCCCTTGTTGCAGCTGAAGGAGGTGCAGATAGGCTTAGCAGGTCACAGTCTGCGTTTGACGGGGACTACAGAGGAGAGCATCTTGGGTCTGTACACCAACAGCCAGGAGCATACCAAAGAGCTGTGTTGGGCCATACTTGGTGTCATCTGCCCCGATGACAAGAGGGTCTCTCAGCACCCACTGCTCTGCGGAGACTTAACGAGGATCTCTCTAGACTGGCAGGCTTATTTACCTGACCTGCTGCTGGATGCTGGTTTAAGGGTGTGCTGCCAGTTTCAGAAAAGTCTTACAGATCTGGTTTACCTCCTTCATTGTAACATGGATCAACAAACAGTCGCTCTGGGAGAGGTGCAGCTGCTACTGTACACAAGTGTAGGGGTGTGTGTTAGTTCCAGTAACCGCACTGCGGCTTTGGCCCAGCTTTTACTTACTGATACCCATCTCGGTCTGGTGCAGGAGGATATTGTCTTTCACCCGACCCCATGCTCTGTGATCATAGAGCCCTGCCGTCCCCAGTTCCACGATTTAACTCTTCGTCAGCGCTCAGATGTGCGCTGCGTGCTGGTGCATGATGAAGACAAGCGTGGAGCTGTCAGACTGGATGTAATCCTTGCAAATGTGAGGGCCAGGGGTCACCCTGAAAGTGCAGCTATCCCACCTGCACATGCTTCAAATTCATCTCTGCATGCAGAAGTGTGGAAATTAACTTTCAGTTGCTCCGCTGAGGCCACCTGCCTGATTAATCACTTGTCAAATGTCTGA
- the kif16bb gene encoding uncharacterized protein kif16bb isoform X1, whose product MASVRVAVRVRPLNKREKQLSSKVITHIKGNSLSIHKPSPVQEDELKDRGKIFSYDFSYDSTDRGSPTFASQEKIFHDLGSDVLKAAFEGFNACVLAYGQTGSGKSYTMMGHKEDKGLIPRICEGLFCEISQRSTTDAVSFRTEVSFLEIYNERVQDLLKNRTTPTDNGGLRVREHPRDGPYVENLSKHLVHTHSDIEEQIILGNANRTTASTGMNDVSSRSHAIFTINFTQAWFDAELPCETLSKIHLVDLAGSERADATRTTGTRLKEGANINKSLVTLGSVISALADLSVRGQKTKKKRQIFIPYRNSVLTWLLKDSLGGNSKTAMIATISPADVNYGETLSTLRYASRAKNIVNSPTVNEDSSVKVIRELQEEVTRLRMLLEEANQVSRGELSSSVNVEEELHQNEAKVRTLTKEWTNKWGETQSILQEETVALRKEGSGVVLDCQLPHLIGIDEDLLSTGIILYYLKDGRTLIGSNKTSCSQDIVLRGPGLCSEHCVFENRAGSVTLIPQDGALCSVNGSVVTEPCQLTQGAIIHLGRGTIFRFNHPTEAAQLREERQSKLLSASSLSLTDMSESTESLTKVMLQNPGRMEEKLNQQEVEWQQVQDSLNRRNRDIKRLSKENSGAPHKHRADEKTKGDEIEVTGNGQMDVLAAGTHESKLPSSSPTSVTTDKLTTTAIPGKYPVPHTSFELDGDTLQGGVTTRDGQEQERDLCHKSGPELMSEQLQRKAGSGAGVACYKGEELWSGDASLQQTSVLGPGDGCGMKPEGNANEIQGVVTDWYKGGPGSAGSSLGSMSHLQRIGGTRSTSVLPQISTHSQLDKKPPSSQAARCPPDETAFEGQFGCEEMDESAGLEEIPDMCVTETARVAVQSSGLGSLLNRVSRIVQDAGRHLWSSPQSQQVREEGKLPVGACWSSHVVSLVRESKVLSVVKNSPVFSLVKGSYVFSLFKDSHIFSMVKDLPLIQHIQTEINQHLQAEEAARIIQGCISPHATQLPVLSPTHYFIKAEELPDDLQLIPEGILTMNMSIGDLQLPKEQSMADIDIKQGDKTVTVLSPVKHTSAPADKDQALENSVTVQNKDDIQIFCLTLIEFPDDLVNLQNLPMQDLMVSLQSVISTSVLTSQKIVALSWLNVAKCSQPEPCPALLILMETGLYTLTTDSGLLVLFHHLPLLQLKEVQIGLAGHSLRLTGTTEESILGLYTNSQEHTKELCWAILGVICPDDKRVSQHPLLCGDLTRISLDWQAYLPDLLLDAGLRVCCQFQKSLTDLVYLLHCNMDQQTVALGEVQLLLYTSVGVCVSSSNRTAALAQLLLTDTHLGLVQEDIVFHPTPCSVIIEPCRPQFHDLTLRQRSDVRCVLVHDEDKRGAVRLDVILANVRARGHPESAAIPPAHASNSSLHAEVWKLTFSCSAEATCLINHLSNV is encoded by the exons ATGGCTTCAGTCCGTGTAGCTGTCCGAGTCCGTCCATTGAACAAAAG AGAAAAGCAGTTATCATCGAAGGTCATAACCCACATAAAAGGGAACAGCTTATCTATTCATAAG CCTTCACCTGTTCAAGAGGATGAGCTGAAGGACAGAGGGAAGATCTTTTCTTATGACTTCTCATATGATTCAACTGACAGAGGAAGCCCCACATTTGCATCCCAGGAGAAG ATTTTCCATGACTTGGGGTCTGATGTCCTGAAAGCTGCATTTGAGGGTTTCAATGCCTGTGTGTTAGCCTATGGCCAAACAGGCTCAGGAAAATCTTACACCATGATGGGTCATAAA GAAGATAAAGGTTTAATCCCACGGATCTGTGAAGGCTTgttctgtgaaatatctcagaGAAGCACGACTGATGCCGTGTCATTCCGTACAGAGGTCAG CTTTTTGGAGATCTACAATGAACGTGTGCAGGATCTCCTTAAGAACAGAACAACACCCACAGATAATGGAGGCTTGAGAGTGAGAGAGCACCCCAGGGATGGGCCCTATGTCGAGA atCTGTCCAAGCACTTGGTGCACACCCACAGTGACATAGAGGAGCAGATCATTCTTGGAAATGCCAACCGCACCACAGCCAGTACGGGGATGAATGACGTCAGCAGCCGCTCTCATGCAATCTTCACCATCAACTTCACTCAG GCGTGGTTTGATGCAGAGTTGCCATGTGAAACGCTGAGTAAGATCCACCTGGTAGACCTGGCAGGCAGCGAGAGAGCTGATGCCACACGCACCACAGGCACCAGGCTGAAGGAAGGTGCCAACATCAACAAATCCCTGGTCACCCTTGGCAGTGTGATCTCAGCTTTGG CTGACCTCAGCGTGagaggacagaaaacaaaaaagaagaggcAGATCTTCATTCCTTACCGAAACTCTGTGCTGACTTGGCTACTTAAAGATAGCCTGGGTGGGAACTCAAAGACCGCTATGATAGCAA CCATTTCTCCTGCTGATGTGAACTATGGGGAGACCCTGAGCACATTGCGCTATGCCAGCCGCGCTAAAAACATAGTGAACTCTCCCACAGTGAATGAAGACAGCAGCGTGAAGGTGATCAGAGAGCTGCAAGAAGAGGTTACCAGGCTCAGGATGCTGCTAGAGGAAGCCAATCAG GTTTCCCGCGGGGAGCTGTCTTCCTCTGTGAACGTAGAGGAGGAGCTGCATCAGAATGAGGCAAAG GTGCGAACACTGACCAAGGAGTGGACCAACAAATGGGGGGAAACTCAGAGTATTCTGCAG GAGGAGACGGTGGCTCTGAGGAAGGAGGGGAGTGGAGTGGTCCTTGACTGCCAGTTACCTCATCTGATAGGCATCGATGAAGACCTGCTGAGCACTGGCATCATCCTCTATTATTTGAAA GATGGCAGAACCTTGATCGGGAGCAACAAAACATCATGCAGTCAGGATATTG TCCTTCGTGGGCCTGGACTCTGCAGTGAACACTGTGTGTTTGAGAACCGTGCTGGGAGCGTGACTCTGATCCCTCAGGATGGTGCACTGTGTTCAGTGAATGGCTCTGTGGTAACTGAACCCTGCCAGCTGACTCAGG GTGCCATCATACATCTAGGGAGAGGAACCATATTTCGCTTTAACCACCCCACAGAAGCTGCCCAGCTCAGAGAAGAACGCCAG AGCAAGCTGCTGTCTGCCTCCAGCCTGTCCTTGACTGACATGTCCGAATCTACCGAGAGTCTGACCAAGGTGATGCTGCAAAATCCAGG GCGGATGGAAGAGAAGCTCAACCAGCAGGAGGTGGAATGGCAGCAGGTCCAAGACAGCCTGAACAGACGCAACCGGGACATCAAAAGACTTTCAAAGGAAAACAGTGGGGCTCCCCATAAACACAGAGCAGATGAGAAGACAAAAGGAGATGAGATAGAAGTGACTGGCAATGG CCAGATGGATGTGCTGGCTGCTGGGACACATGAATCCAAACTGCCAAGCAGCTCTCCTACATCTGTCACAACAGACAAGCTCACCACTACA GCCATACCTGGAAAATATCCTGTTCCTCACACTAGTTTTGAGTTGGATGGAGACACACTACAGGGTGGGGTGACCACCAGAGATGGCCAGGAGCAGGAGAGGGACTTGTGTCATAAATCAGGGCCAGAGCTCATGTctgagcagctgcagaggaaaGCTGGGAGTGGGGCTGGAGTCGCATGTTATAAGGGAGAGGAGCTGTGGTCAGGGGATGCCAGCCTCCAGCAGACAAGTGTCCTGGGCCCGGGTGATGGATGTGGCATGAAGCCAGAGGGGAATGCTAACGAGATCCAAGGTGTTGTGACTGACTGGTACAAGGGGGGACCTGGCTCTGCTGGGAGCTCATTAGGCAGCATGTCCCACCTGCAGAGAATAGGAGGAACTCGCTCCACATCTGTCCTCCCACAGATCAGCACTCATTCTCAGCTCGACAAAAAGCCTCCCAGCAGTCAGGCAGCCCGCTGTCCACCTGACGAAACTGCTTTCGAGGGCCAGTTTGGCTGTGAAGAGATGGATGAATCTGCAGGTTTGGAGGAGATCCCGGacatgtgtgtgacagagactGCAAGAGTTGCAGTTCAAAGCTCAGGGCTGGGTTCTTTGCTCAACAGAGTTTCTCGGATTGTCCAGGATGCAGGGCGTCACCTTTGGAGTTCTCCACAATCACAGCAAgtcagagaggagggaaaattGCCTGTTGGGGCCTGCTGGTCCAGTCATGTTGTCTCCCTAGTCAGGGAAAGCAAGGTCCTGTCTGTAGTGAAGAACAGCCCTGTCTTCTCCCTGGTTAAAGGGAGCTATGTCTTTTCACTGTTCAAGGATAGTCACATTTTTTCCATGGTGAAAGACCTACCACTCATACAGCACATCCAGACAGAGATAAATCAACACCTTCAGGCTGAGGAGGCAGCTAGAATTATTCAGGGCTGCATTAGTCCTCACGCCACACAACTCCCGGTCCTGTCCCCAACTCATTATTTTATCAAAGCAGAAGAATTGCCAGATGACCTGCAGCTAATCCCAGAAGGTATCTTGACAATGAATATGAGTATTGGGGATCTGCAGTTACCAAAAGAGCAGAGCATGGCTGATATTGACATAAAACAAGGAGACAAAACAGTTACAGTGCTGTCACCAGTGAAACACACTAGTGCACCTGCAGACAAGGATCAGGCATTGGAGAATTCAGTGACTGTGCAGAACAAAGATGACATCCAAATCTTCTGTCTAACATTGATAGAATTTCCTGATGACCTTGTGAACCTGCAAAATCTTCCGATGCAAGACCTGATGGtctctctgcagtctgttatttCTACCTCAGTGCTCACTTCCCAGAAGATTGTAGCTCTCTCTTGGCTGAATGTCGCTAAATGTAGCCAACCTGAACCCTGTCCTGCGCTCTTGATCCTGATGGAGACAGGCCTTTATACGCTGACTACTGACTCTGGGCTCCTGGTGCTGTTCCATCATCTCCCCTTGTTGCAGCTGAAGGAGGTGCAGATAGGCTTAGCAGGTCACAGTCTGCGTTTGACGGGGACTACAGAGGAGAGCATCTTGGGTCTGTACACCAACAGCCAGGAGCATACCAAAGAGCTGTGTTGGGCCATACTTGGTGTCATCTGCCCCGATGACAAGAGGGTCTCTCAGCACCCACTGCTCTGCGGAGACTTAACGAGGATCTCTCTAGACTGGCAGGCTTATTTACCTGACCTGCTGCTGGATGCTGGTTTAAGGGTGTGCTGCCAGTTTCAGAAAAGTCTTACAGATCTGGTTTACCTCCTTCATTGTAACATGGATCAACAAACAGTCGCTCTGGGAGAGGTGCAGCTGCTACTGTACACAAGTGTAGGGGTGTGTGTTAGTTCCAGTAACCGCACTGCGGCTTTGGCCCAGCTTTTACTTACTGATACCCATCTCGGTCTGGTGCAGGAGGATATTGTCTTTCACCCGACCCCATGCTCTGTGATCATAGAGCCCTGCCGTCCCCAGTTCCACGATTTAACTCTTCGTCAGCGCTCAGATGTGCGCTGCGTGCTGGTGCATGATGAAGACAAGCGTGGAGCTGTCAGACTGGATGTAATCCTTGCAAATGTGAGGGCCAGGGGTCACCCTGAAAGTGCAGCTATCCCACCTGCACATGCTTCAAATTCATCTCTGCATGCAGAAGTGTGGAAATTAACTTTCAGTTGCTCCGCTGAGGCCACCTGCCTGATTAATCACTTGTCAAATGTCTGA